Within Saccharomonospora cyanea NA-134, the genomic segment GACGTGCTCTCCGGTCTGGGTCCGCCGCCGCTGGAGGCCGGGCACACGCTGCCGGTCGGGAAGCCGACCCTGCCGCCGTCGTCCGTGGACTTCGCTCCCGTGCCCCCGCTGCCCGCCGACGAGCTCACCCTCCGGATCGTTCGGGGCCCCCGCGCCGACTGGTTCGCCGACGACGCGCTGCCCACGCTGCTGCGGCAGCCCTACGAGGTGACGCCGCGCAGCAACCGCATCGGCATGCGGCTCGACGGCCCCGAGTTGGTCCGGGTGCGGGAGGCGGAGCTGCCGAGTGAGGGCATGGTGCCCGGCGCGCTCCAGGTGCCGCCGACCGGCAGGCCCACCCTGTTCCTCGCCGACCACCCCGTCACCGGTGGTTACCCCGTGATCGCGGTGGTGCTGTCCGCCGACGTCGACAAGGCGGCACAGGCGAGGCCGGGAATGCGGGTGCGGTTCGTGGAGGTGAGGTCATGACGGAGCAGACGGCAGCGGAGCTGACCCCGGAACAGGCGCGCGAGCGGTTCCGTTCGGGATGGCGGGTTCCCACGGCGGGACTGTGCCCGGGATGGGCGCAGGCGAACCTCGTCAGCGTGCCACGGGAGTACGCGTACGACGTCCTTCTGTTCGCTCAGCGCAACCCCAAACCGTGCCCGGTGCTCGACGTCACCGAGCCCGGCGCCGTGAGCACGTCGGTCTTCGCGGGCGACCTCCGGACGGACCTGCCCGCCTACCGCGTCTACCGCGACGGCGAGTTCGTCGAGGAACGCACCGACGTGTCCGAGCTGTGGCGCGACGACCTCGTGTCGTTCCTCATCGGCTGCAGCTTCACGTTCGAGTCCGCGCTGCTGGAGGCGGGAGTGCCGGTGCGGCACATCGAACAGGGACGCAACGTGCCGATGTACGTGACCGATCGCGAGTGCCGGCCGGCGGGCGGTATGGCGGGGCCGCTGGTGGTGTCGATGCGCCCGCTTCCCGCGTCGGCCGTGGCGACGGCGGTGCGGGTGACCTCGCGGTTCCCCGACGTCCACGGCGCGCCCGTGCACATCGGAGATCCGGCGGAGCTGGGCATCGCCGACCTCGGGCAGCCCGACTTCGGCGACGCCGTCGACGTTCGGGACGGGGAGTTGCCGGTGTTCTGGGCCTGCGGGGTGACACCACAGGCGGCTGTGATGCGCTCGCGCCCACCTTTCGCCCTCAGCCACGCGCCGGGTCACATGGCGATCACCGACATCCGGGACGCCACCCTCCAGGTGCCCTGACCCGGCGCGGGATGTCTCGTCAGGCTTCCAGGGCCGCCCTGACGATGGCGAGGGCCTCGTCGCGGGGCAGGCCCAGCGCGCGGATCTGCTCGGCGTAGGCCGAGGCCGCATCGCGTGCCCGCTGCCTCGTGTCGTCACCCGAGGCGCCGACGAACGTCCCTGCCCTGCCCCGGGTTTCGAGCAGCCCGGCCTCCTCCAGCTCCCGGTAGGCGCGGGCGATGGTGTTGGGCGCGATCCCGAGCTCGGCCGCCAGCGCCCGGACGGTGGGCAGCTTGGTGCCCACCGGAAGGCTGCCGTCGCGGATCTGCCGCGCGATCTCCACCTTCACCTGCTCGTACGGCGGTGTCTTCGACGCGGGTTCCAGACGCACGATCATGTCGACCTCACCTGTCGAGTGCCGCGGCGATGAGTTCCGTGAGGTCCTCCGTCCTCGGCGGCAGCTCGTGGACCGGCCACCACCGTAGGTCGTCGGACTCGTCGCTGGCCACCGGCCGCGCTCCCTCGGGCGCCCTGGCCACGAAGCGCACGTCGAAGTGCCGGGTGGGCACGCCGAGCGAACACGTCACCGGGTGCACGTCGAGGTGCAGGGGCTCGGGGTCGAGCGAGAGCCCGGCGATGCCCGACTCCTCCGTGGCCTCCCGTAGCGCCGCGTCGGCCAGTGAGGTGTCCTCGGGTTCGCAGTGCCCGCCGAGCTGGAGCCAGCGGCCCACGCGCGGGTGCAGGGTCAGCAGCACGTGCTCACCCGTGGAGTCGAGCACCACCGTGGAGGCGGTGAGGTGCCCGGCCGCGCACGACCGGTCGCACGCGTCCTCCCGCGCGGCCAGGAACCCCAGGTAGCTCTGGCGCAGCGACTCCTGCGCGGCGTCGGAGGGTTTCCACGCCTCCAGGGTCGCCGTCGCTTCGGTGTGCAGGGCGCTCACCATTCCACCAACCCTTCGTCGTCCTCACGCGGTTGCCGTGGCGACAGCGGGGTCGCCGGGTGCCCGATCGCCACCGCGCCGAGCGGGTACCAGTGTGCGTCCAGGTCGAGGCTGCGTCGGACCACGTCGGCGGCGAAGATCGTCGATCCGATCCAGCAGGAGCCGAGCCCTTCGGCGGCCAGCGCCACCAGCAGGGCCTGCACAGCCGCGCCACCGGCCACCGTGAACATCGTGCGCTCGCAGTCGTTGCGCCGGTCGTCGCGGTAGGTGTGCGCGCCGTCGGGCACGAGGAACGGCACGACGACCTCGGGCGCGGTGTAGAGGAGTTCGCCTCGGCGCAGCCTGCGCTCGATCTGGTCCGCGGTGAACCCGTCGCTTACGAGATCGGCACGCCACGCCTCGCGCATGGCGTCGAGCAGCTTCTCGCGCTCGGCCGGCGTGCGCAGCCAGCCGAACCGCACGGGCCTGGTGTGGTGGGGTGCGGGCGCGGTGAGCGCGGCACCCACGGCGCGGCGCAGCGCCGCCGGGTCCACGGGGTCGTCGGTGAACTCCCGCACCGACCGGCGCACGAGCACGGCTTCCCTGCGTCCCTGGGCGATGGCCTCCGCGGTGCCCAGGCGGAAGAGGTCCTCCTCGGCCGGACGCACGAGATCGCGGGCGGTGGCCGCCCCCGGAACGTCGTCACCGACGGTCAGTCCGCGCACCACGGCCACGGGCACGGCCTTGAGCTTGCCCTTCACCAGGTCGGCGGCGGCGGCGACCTCGTCGGCCACGGCGATCTCGGTGACGGCGAGTTCGTTGCCCTGCCGGTCGGTCTCGCCCGCGTACGACCGCAGCACCCGCAGTCCCGACGAGCCGATGGCGGCGTCCGTCTGCCCGACCCGCCACGCCCGGCCCATGGTGTCGGTGACCACCACGGCGACCTCCACCCCGAGCCGCTCGCGCAGGCCGTTCCGCAACGCCAGTGCCGACGCGTCCGGATCGCTCGGCAACAACGCGACCTCACCGGGGTCCACATTGGATGCGTCCACGCCGGAGGCCGCCTGCACGACACCGAGGGTGTTCTCGGTGATCACCGTGCGACCGATGCGGGCGAGCACCCGAACGGCCTCCTGCTCGACGAGCTTGCGCCGTTCGGCGTCCTTCGCCTCGGGGGAGCCGGGCACGCGCACGAGCCTGCCCTCGACCTTCGACACGACCTTGCTGGTCACCACCACGACGTCGCCGGAGCGCAACCACGGCGCGTGGCGGGCGACGGCGCCCGTCAGGTCGTCGCCGGGGCGGAACTCCGGGAGCCCCTCCACCGGCAGGATCTCGATGCGGTCGGCGGCGTGCTCAGTCACTGTCCACTCCAGCGAGGTCGAGGGCGGCCCGCACCATGTCGGCCGTCGCCTCGACGTCCGACATGATCAACGGCACGGCGCGCACCGCCACTCCCGGCACGTCCACCGACTCGCCCTTGTGGACCAGCCAGCCGTCGAGCAACCCGTCCTCGGACGTCTGCCGCGACCCGTAGTGCCTGCCGACCGCCTCGGCCGACGTCTCCACGCCGATCGCGGACAGGCACGCGTCGGCCATGCCCCGCAGCGGCTTCCCTCCGATGATGGGGGAGACGCCCACGACGCCCGCCTCCGTGGCGCGCAACGCCTCGCGCACGCCCGGCACGGACAGCACCGTGCCGATCGACACCACCGGGTTCGACGGGGCGAACAACACGGCGTCGGCCTCCTCGATGGCGGCGAGGACGCCGGGCGCGGGCTCGGCCTCCTCCGCGCCGACGGGCACGATGCTGTGGGCGGGGAGCTTCGCCTGGTACCGCACCCACCACTCCTGGAAGTGCAGCGCCTTGCGGCTGCCGGCCTCCTCCGGGTCGTCCACCACGACGTGGGTCTCCACCCGGTCGTCACTCATGGGCAGCAGGCGCACTCCCGGACGCCAGCGGTCGCACAGCGCCTCGGTGACGGCCGAAAGCGGGTAACCCGCGCGGATCAT encodes:
- the cofD gene encoding 2-phospho-L-lactate transferase; its protein translation is MKVVVVVGGVGGARFLLGVKAALGLPPVGEGDLPHRITALVNTGDDVWMHGLRVCPDLDTCMYTLGGGVDPERGWGHADETWTVKSELEAYGAEPTWFALGDKDIATHLVRTRMIRAGYPLSAVTEALCDRWRPGVRLLPMSDDRVETHVVVDDPEEAGSRKALHFQEWWVRYQAKLPAHSIVPVGAEEAEPAPGVLAAIEEADAVLFAPSNPVVSIGTVLSVPGVREALRATEAGVVGVSPIIGGKPLRGMADACLSAIGVETSAEAVGRHYGSRQTSEDGLLDGWLVHKGESVDVPGVAVRAVPLIMSDVEATADMVRAALDLAGVDSD
- a CDS encoding putative hydro-lyase — encoded protein: MTEQTAAELTPEQARERFRSGWRVPTAGLCPGWAQANLVSVPREYAYDVLLFAQRNPKPCPVLDVTEPGAVSTSVFAGDLRTDLPAYRVYRDGEFVEERTDVSELWRDDLVSFLIGCSFTFESALLEAGVPVRHIEQGRNVPMYVTDRECRPAGGMAGPLVVSMRPLPASAVATAVRVTSRFPDVHGAPVHIGDPAELGIADLGQPDFGDAVDVRDGELPVFWACGVTPQAAVMRSRPPFALSHAPGHMAITDIRDATLQVP
- a CDS encoding 5-oxoprolinase subunit C family protein: MNARAEVGLEVVESGPLATVQDLGRPGLAGVGVGASGAADRSALRLANRLVGNPEGAAAVEVTLGGFAALARRDLTVAVTGAPCPVTVGGRGGAAGAVLRVRAGECLRLGVPERGLRSYVAVRGGIAVEPVLGSASTDVLSGLGPPPLEAGHTLPVGKPTLPPSSVDFAPVPPLPADELTLRIVRGPRADWFADDALPTLLRQPYEVTPRSNRIGMRLDGPELVRVREAELPSEGMVPGALQVPPTGRPTLFLADHPVTGGYPVIAVVLSADVDKAAQARPGMRVRFVEVRS
- a CDS encoding GntR family transcriptional regulator, producing MIVRLEPASKTPPYEQVKVEIARQIRDGSLPVGTKLPTVRALAAELGIAPNTIARAYRELEEAGLLETRGRAGTFVGASGDDTRQRARDAASAYAEQIRALGLPRDEALAIVRAALEA
- a CDS encoding coenzyme F420-0:L-glutamate ligase; this translates as MTEHAADRIEILPVEGLPEFRPGDDLTGAVARHAPWLRSGDVVVVTSKVVSKVEGRLVRVPGSPEAKDAERRKLVEQEAVRVLARIGRTVITENTLGVVQAASGVDASNVDPGEVALLPSDPDASALALRNGLRERLGVEVAVVVTDTMGRAWRVGQTDAAIGSSGLRVLRSYAGETDRQGNELAVTEIAVADEVAAAADLVKGKLKAVPVAVVRGLTVGDDVPGAATARDLVRPAEEDLFRLGTAEAIAQGRREAVLVRRSVREFTDDPVDPAALRRAVGAALTAPAPHHTRPVRFGWLRTPAEREKLLDAMREAWRADLVSDGFTADQIERRLRRGELLYTAPEVVVPFLVPDGAHTYRDDRRNDCERTMFTVAGGAAVQALLVALAAEGLGSCWIGSTIFAADVVRRSLDLDAHWYPLGAVAIGHPATPLSPRQPREDDEGLVEW
- a CDS encoding NUDIX hydrolase, producing the protein MVSALHTEATATLEAWKPSDAAQESLRQSYLGFLAAREDACDRSCAAGHLTASTVVLDSTGEHVLLTLHPRVGRWLQLGGHCEPEDTSLADAALREATEESGIAGLSLDPEPLHLDVHPVTCSLGVPTRHFDVRFVARAPEGARPVASDESDDLRWWPVHELPPRTEDLTELIAAALDR